From Nitrospirota bacterium, a single genomic window includes:
- the nrdR gene encoding transcriptional repressor NrdR, which translates to MKCPFCESQEDKVIDSRVSKEGNAIRRRRECLKCGKRFTSYERVEELAPMVIKKDGRRESFNADKIRSGLLIACKKRPIEIEKIDEIVDNIEKKLIGLGEKEIPSSSIGEEIMAALKELDKVAYVRFASVYRQFKDINELMDEVKTLFEHKVTAKE; encoded by the coding sequence ATGAAGTGCCCCTTTTGCGAGAGCCAGGAAGACAAAGTCATTGACTCGCGCGTAAGCAAGGAGGGCAATGCTATCCGCCGCAGGCGTGAATGCCTGAAATGCGGCAAGCGTTTTACTTCCTATGAACGGGTTGAAGAGCTGGCCCCTATGGTTATCAAGAAGGACGGTCGGCGTGAGTCTTTTAATGCTGACAAGATCAGAAGTGGTCTGCTCATTGCCTGTAAAAAAAGACCTATTGAGATCGAAAAGATAGATGAGATCGTTGACAATATAGAGAAGAAGCTTATCGGGCTTGGCGAAAAGGAGATACCGAGTTCCTCTATCGGCGAGGAGATTATGGCAGCGCTTAAGGAACTCGACAAAGTAGCCTATGTGAGGTTTGCCTCTGTGTACCGGCAGTTTAAGGATATTAATGAGCTTATGGATGAGGTGAAGACCCTCTTTGAACATAAGGTAACCGCAAAAGAATAA